In Aegilops tauschii subsp. strangulata cultivar AL8/78 chromosome 3, Aet v6.0, whole genome shotgun sequence, one genomic interval encodes:
- the LOC109784039 gene encoding protein TWIN LOV 1 isoform X2, giving the protein MEGEERRLAASLTARYSEWVLEELDELRGSFLLTDPAMPGHPIVYASRGLAALTGYPRRELLGRNARLFQGAATDRAAVSGVREAVRAQRAHQVAILNYRRDGSPHWVLLHLAPVFHAADGRVLHFLAVQVPIAPASPPRRHPGRPAPLAACREEARGEEELPCASHVGEVFVDIDKRGLEAEELRIASGCDKEMALSTANNIFSTLNRYSKLTGLVVCERRCDSVGIPALSSSLNLSLGRIKQSFVLTDRHLPDMPIVYASDAFLSLTGKDFCCSNHLTYPGYSREEILGCNCRFLNGPGTSAEVLEEINQHICREEACTVHLLNYRKDGSTFRDLLHVSPIRNSSGKVAFHVWVHLDESAKHDFSGLTPEVWQLGAVGAVRVAVRSLSASGSLLRPSQ; this is encoded by the exons ATGGAGGGGGAGGAGCGGCGGCTGGCGGCGTCGCTGACGGCGCGGTACTCGGAGTGGGTGCTGGAGGAGCTGGACGAGCTGCGGGGGAGCTTCCTGCTCACGGACCCGGCCATGCCGGGCCACCCCATCGTCTACGCCTCCCGGGGCCTGGCCGCGCTCACGGGCTACCCGCGCCGCGAGCTGCTCGGCCGCAACGCGCGCCTCTTCCAGGGCGCCGCCACCGAccgcgccgccgtctcgggcGTCCGCGAGGCCGTGCGCGCCCAGCGCGCCCACCAGGTCGCCATCCTCAACTACCGCCGCGACGGCTCGCCCCACTGGGTGCTGCTCCACCTCGCGCCCGTCTTCCACGCCGCCGACGGCCGCGTGCTCCACTTCCTCGCCGTCCAGGTGCCCATCGCCCCCgcgtcgccgccgcgccgtcaCCCGGGGCGGCCCGCGCCGCTCGCGGCCTGCCGGGAGGAGGCCAGGGGGGAGGAGGAGCTGCCTTGCGCCAGCCACGTAGGGGAGGTGTTTGTGGATATCGATAAGAGAG GGCTGGAGGCTGAGGAACTGCGTATAGCTAGCGGCTGTGACAAAGAGATGGCTCTAAGCACAGCAAACAACATCTTCTCTACGCTGAACCGCTATAGCAAACTAACTGGTTTGGTGGTTTGTGAGAGGAGATGTGATTCTGTTGGTATCCCAGCACTCAGCTCTTCGTTAAATCTCTCTCTCGGTAGAATCAAACAGAGCTTTGTATT AACTGACCGCCATTTGCCTGACATGCCGATAGTCTATGCTAGTGATGCCTTTCTATCATTAACAG GGAAAGATTTCTGCTGTTCTAATCATCTTACTTATCCAGGTTACTCAAGAGAAGAAATATTGGGCTGTAACTGCAGATTTTTAAACGGTCCAGGTACTAGTGCGGAGGTTTTAGAGGAG ATAAATCAGCATATCTGTCGTGAGGAGGCTTGCACAGTGCATTTGCTTAATTACAG GAAAGACGGAAGTACATTCCGCGATCTGCTACATGTGTCTCCCATCCGAAATTCATCGGGCAAG GTTGCGTTTCATGTGTGGGTTCACCTTGACGAGAGCGCGAAGCATGATTTTAGTGGGTTGACCCCTGAGGTATGGCAGCTCGGTGCTGTTGGTGCTGTAAGAGTTGCAGTTAGAAGCCTGTCTGCGTCAGGTAGCCTGTTGAGACCGTCCCAATAG
- the LOC109784039 gene encoding protein TWIN LOV 1 isoform X1 translates to MEGEERRLAASLTARYSEWVLEELDELRGSFLLTDPAMPGHPIVYASRGLAALTGYPRRELLGRNARLFQGAATDRAAVSGVREAVRAQRAHQVAILNYRRDGSPHWVLLHLAPVFHAADGRVLHFLAVQVPIAPASPPRRHPGRPAPLAACREEARGEEELPCASHVGEVFVDIDKRGMETRRRLEAEELRIASGCDKEMALSTANNIFSTLNRYSKLTGLVVCERRCDSVGIPALSSSLNLSLGRIKQSFVLTDRHLPDMPIVYASDAFLSLTGKDFCCSNHLTYPGYSREEILGCNCRFLNGPGTSAEVLEEINQHICREEACTVHLLNYRKDGSTFRDLLHVSPIRNSSGKVAFHVWVHLDESAKHDFSGLTPEVWQLGAVGAVRVAVRSLSASGSLLRPSQ, encoded by the exons ATGGAGGGGGAGGAGCGGCGGCTGGCGGCGTCGCTGACGGCGCGGTACTCGGAGTGGGTGCTGGAGGAGCTGGACGAGCTGCGGGGGAGCTTCCTGCTCACGGACCCGGCCATGCCGGGCCACCCCATCGTCTACGCCTCCCGGGGCCTGGCCGCGCTCACGGGCTACCCGCGCCGCGAGCTGCTCGGCCGCAACGCGCGCCTCTTCCAGGGCGCCGCCACCGAccgcgccgccgtctcgggcGTCCGCGAGGCCGTGCGCGCCCAGCGCGCCCACCAGGTCGCCATCCTCAACTACCGCCGCGACGGCTCGCCCCACTGGGTGCTGCTCCACCTCGCGCCCGTCTTCCACGCCGCCGACGGCCGCGTGCTCCACTTCCTCGCCGTCCAGGTGCCCATCGCCCCCgcgtcgccgccgcgccgtcaCCCGGGGCGGCCCGCGCCGCTCGCGGCCTGCCGGGAGGAGGCCAGGGGGGAGGAGGAGCTGCCTTGCGCCAGCCACGTAGGGGAGGTGTTTGTGGATATCGATAAGAGAG GTATGGAGACAAGAAGAA GGCTGGAGGCTGAGGAACTGCGTATAGCTAGCGGCTGTGACAAAGAGATGGCTCTAAGCACAGCAAACAACATCTTCTCTACGCTGAACCGCTATAGCAAACTAACTGGTTTGGTGGTTTGTGAGAGGAGATGTGATTCTGTTGGTATCCCAGCACTCAGCTCTTCGTTAAATCTCTCTCTCGGTAGAATCAAACAGAGCTTTGTATT AACTGACCGCCATTTGCCTGACATGCCGATAGTCTATGCTAGTGATGCCTTTCTATCATTAACAG GGAAAGATTTCTGCTGTTCTAATCATCTTACTTATCCAGGTTACTCAAGAGAAGAAATATTGGGCTGTAACTGCAGATTTTTAAACGGTCCAGGTACTAGTGCGGAGGTTTTAGAGGAG ATAAATCAGCATATCTGTCGTGAGGAGGCTTGCACAGTGCATTTGCTTAATTACAG GAAAGACGGAAGTACATTCCGCGATCTGCTACATGTGTCTCCCATCCGAAATTCATCGGGCAAG GTTGCGTTTCATGTGTGGGTTCACCTTGACGAGAGCGCGAAGCATGATTTTAGTGGGTTGACCCCTGAGGTATGGCAGCTCGGTGCTGTTGGTGCTGTAAGAGTTGCAGTTAGAAGCCTGTCTGCGTCAGGTAGCCTGTTGAGACCGTCCCAATAG
- the LOC109784039 gene encoding protein TWIN LOV 1 isoform X3 encodes MEGEERRLAASLTARYSEWVLEELDELRGSFLLTDPAMPGHPIVYASRGLAALTGYPRRELLGRNARLFQGAATDRAAVSGVREAVRAQRAHQVAILNYRRDGSPHWVLLHLAPVFHAADGRVLHFLAVQVPIAPASPPRRHPGRPAPLAACREEARGEEELPCASHVGEVFVDIDKRGMETRRRLEAEELRIASGCDKEMALSTANNIFSTLNRYSKLTGLVVCERRCDSVGIPALSSSLNLSLGRIKQSFVLTDRHLPDMPIVYASDAFLSLTGYSREEILGCNCRFLNGPGTSAEVLEEINQHICREEACTVHLLNYRKDGSTFRDLLHVSPIRNSSGKVAFHVWVHLDESAKHDFSGLTPEVWQLGAVGAVRVAVRSLSASGSLLRPSQ; translated from the exons ATGGAGGGGGAGGAGCGGCGGCTGGCGGCGTCGCTGACGGCGCGGTACTCGGAGTGGGTGCTGGAGGAGCTGGACGAGCTGCGGGGGAGCTTCCTGCTCACGGACCCGGCCATGCCGGGCCACCCCATCGTCTACGCCTCCCGGGGCCTGGCCGCGCTCACGGGCTACCCGCGCCGCGAGCTGCTCGGCCGCAACGCGCGCCTCTTCCAGGGCGCCGCCACCGAccgcgccgccgtctcgggcGTCCGCGAGGCCGTGCGCGCCCAGCGCGCCCACCAGGTCGCCATCCTCAACTACCGCCGCGACGGCTCGCCCCACTGGGTGCTGCTCCACCTCGCGCCCGTCTTCCACGCCGCCGACGGCCGCGTGCTCCACTTCCTCGCCGTCCAGGTGCCCATCGCCCCCgcgtcgccgccgcgccgtcaCCCGGGGCGGCCCGCGCCGCTCGCGGCCTGCCGGGAGGAGGCCAGGGGGGAGGAGGAGCTGCCTTGCGCCAGCCACGTAGGGGAGGTGTTTGTGGATATCGATAAGAGAG GTATGGAGACAAGAAGAA GGCTGGAGGCTGAGGAACTGCGTATAGCTAGCGGCTGTGACAAAGAGATGGCTCTAAGCACAGCAAACAACATCTTCTCTACGCTGAACCGCTATAGCAAACTAACTGGTTTGGTGGTTTGTGAGAGGAGATGTGATTCTGTTGGTATCCCAGCACTCAGCTCTTCGTTAAATCTCTCTCTCGGTAGAATCAAACAGAGCTTTGTATT AACTGACCGCCATTTGCCTGACATGCCGATAGTCTATGCTAGTGATGCCTTTCTATCATTAACAG GTTACTCAAGAGAAGAAATATTGGGCTGTAACTGCAGATTTTTAAACGGTCCAGGTACTAGTGCGGAGGTTTTAGAGGAG ATAAATCAGCATATCTGTCGTGAGGAGGCTTGCACAGTGCATTTGCTTAATTACAG GAAAGACGGAAGTACATTCCGCGATCTGCTACATGTGTCTCCCATCCGAAATTCATCGGGCAAG GTTGCGTTTCATGTGTGGGTTCACCTTGACGAGAGCGCGAAGCATGATTTTAGTGGGTTGACCCCTGAGGTATGGCAGCTCGGTGCTGTTGGTGCTGTAAGAGTTGCAGTTAGAAGCCTGTCTGCGTCAGGTAGCCTGTTGAGACCGTCCCAATAG
- the LOC109784039 gene encoding protein TWIN LOV 1 isoform X4 has protein sequence MEGEERRLAASLTARYSEWVLEELDELRGSFLLTDPAMPGHPIVYASRGLAALTGYPRRELLGRNARLFQGAATDRAAVSGVREAVRAQRAHQVAILNYRRDGSPHWVLLHLAPVFHAADGRVLHFLAVQVPIAPASPPRRHPGRPAPLAACREEARGEEELPCASHVGEVFVDIDKRGLEAEELRIASGCDKEMALSTANNIFSTLNRYSKLTGLVVCERRCDSVGIPALSSSLNLSLGRIKQSFVLTDRHLPDMPIVYASDAFLSLTGYSREEILGCNCRFLNGPGTSAEVLEEINQHICREEACTVHLLNYRKDGSTFRDLLHVSPIRNSSGKVAFHVWVHLDESAKHDFSGLTPEVWQLGAVGAVRVAVRSLSASGSLLRPSQ, from the exons ATGGAGGGGGAGGAGCGGCGGCTGGCGGCGTCGCTGACGGCGCGGTACTCGGAGTGGGTGCTGGAGGAGCTGGACGAGCTGCGGGGGAGCTTCCTGCTCACGGACCCGGCCATGCCGGGCCACCCCATCGTCTACGCCTCCCGGGGCCTGGCCGCGCTCACGGGCTACCCGCGCCGCGAGCTGCTCGGCCGCAACGCGCGCCTCTTCCAGGGCGCCGCCACCGAccgcgccgccgtctcgggcGTCCGCGAGGCCGTGCGCGCCCAGCGCGCCCACCAGGTCGCCATCCTCAACTACCGCCGCGACGGCTCGCCCCACTGGGTGCTGCTCCACCTCGCGCCCGTCTTCCACGCCGCCGACGGCCGCGTGCTCCACTTCCTCGCCGTCCAGGTGCCCATCGCCCCCgcgtcgccgccgcgccgtcaCCCGGGGCGGCCCGCGCCGCTCGCGGCCTGCCGGGAGGAGGCCAGGGGGGAGGAGGAGCTGCCTTGCGCCAGCCACGTAGGGGAGGTGTTTGTGGATATCGATAAGAGAG GGCTGGAGGCTGAGGAACTGCGTATAGCTAGCGGCTGTGACAAAGAGATGGCTCTAAGCACAGCAAACAACATCTTCTCTACGCTGAACCGCTATAGCAAACTAACTGGTTTGGTGGTTTGTGAGAGGAGATGTGATTCTGTTGGTATCCCAGCACTCAGCTCTTCGTTAAATCTCTCTCTCGGTAGAATCAAACAGAGCTTTGTATT AACTGACCGCCATTTGCCTGACATGCCGATAGTCTATGCTAGTGATGCCTTTCTATCATTAACAG GTTACTCAAGAGAAGAAATATTGGGCTGTAACTGCAGATTTTTAAACGGTCCAGGTACTAGTGCGGAGGTTTTAGAGGAG ATAAATCAGCATATCTGTCGTGAGGAGGCTTGCACAGTGCATTTGCTTAATTACAG GAAAGACGGAAGTACATTCCGCGATCTGCTACATGTGTCTCCCATCCGAAATTCATCGGGCAAG GTTGCGTTTCATGTGTGGGTTCACCTTGACGAGAGCGCGAAGCATGATTTTAGTGGGTTGACCCCTGAGGTATGGCAGCTCGGTGCTGTTGGTGCTGTAAGAGTTGCAGTTAGAAGCCTGTCTGCGTCAGGTAGCCTGTTGAGACCGTCCCAATAG